One window from the genome of Diabrotica virgifera virgifera chromosome 6, PGI_DIABVI_V3a encodes:
- the LOC126885972 gene encoding uncharacterized protein LOC126885972 yields the protein MCAFKAEHLLVDELDYELKIRDIMPEESTTVDKKRNLLRGALKQEAGNRSFLQISAVSLPFEEQQKGITETLDSLSKKIEKFRGTVKDTEYARLTSRLGHISARVHLLHCPSEEQEPFKRSVSLKILTLEGELDSRVNPIATSTPNASVNVPSFTYSKPVQVHKWGISFSGEKQHTDVMSFLERVECLRISRGVSEEDLFAASAELFTGTAFTWFMNNRGNFSCWSDLIKKLKSDFLPYSFQDDLLDQIKNHKQKPGESVTMFINTILGMCSRLDTPLSDLAKIKIILKCLLPFYHQQLALMDIQNIDDLTIKCKRLEETLSWSSQPPSTSRSSSNSSSQPTSFRQRSWLNKGHEHNVSVVSSLVCWNCDQPGHPFYNCGIPQNRIFCHGCGRENTLKRNCSKCSGNDTSEVRPLNVSPSNIQSGNQTPSSNETTGPSTSSNPNPSSRKGKGVSFKKAAHTTKQN from the coding sequence atgtgtgcttttaaagctgaacatcttctggtggatgaattggattatgaattaaagattcgggacataatgccagaggagtcgacaactgtcgataaaaaacgcaatcttttgagaggtgctttgaaacaagaagctggcaatagaagttttctccaaatttcagctgtatcccttccttttgaggaacaacaaaaaggaatcactgaaacattggacagcttgtctaaaaaaatcgaaaagtttaggggaactgtaaaggatacagagtatgcgcgattaacatctcgtctaggccatatttctgcccgtgtacacttgctacactgtccttctgaagaacaggaaccgttcaagaggtctgtttctcttaaaatattaacactagagggtgaacttgattctagagttaaccccattgctacctctactcctaatgcttcagtcaatgtacctagctttacgtactccaaacctgttcaagtacacaaatggggtatttcattttcaggtgaaaaacagcacactgatgtgatgtcatttttagaaagggttgaatgtcttcgaatatctagaggtgtttctgaagaggatttgtttgctgcttctgctgagttgttcaccgggaccgcttttacatggtttatgaataacaggggtaatttttcttgttggtctgatctgattaaaaagttgaagtcggattttcttccgtattcattccaggatgatttattagatcaaattaagaatcataagcagaaacctggggaatctgttactatgtttattaatactatattaggtatgtgtagtcgtttagacactcctttgtcagatttagctaaaattaaaatcatccttaaatgtctattgcccttttatcatcaacaattagctcttatggacattcagaacattgatgaccttactataaaatgcaaacgtttggaggaaacgttatcctggtcttctcaacctccatccacatctcgatcctcttctaactcttcttctcagccaacttcctttaggcaacgttcttggctaaataagggtcatgaacataatgtttcggttgttagttctcttgtctgctggaattgtgatcagcctggtcacccattttacaattgtgggattcctcaaaatcgtattttctgccatggttgtggccgagagaacacccttaaaagaaactgttctaagtgttcgggaaacgacacgtcggaggtccgtcccctgaacgtttctccgtccaacatccaatcagggaatcaaaccccatcgtcaaacgaaactacaggaccaagcacatccagcaacccaaacccatcttcacgaaaagggaaaggggtgtcgttcaagaaagcagcacacaccacaaaacaaaattaa